Genomic window (Hydrogenimonas cancrithermarum):
TTCCAGGCGCTCTTCTTCCTCTTCTTGCATACGCAAAATGAAACGTGGACTCTGCCAAAGCTCCCCTTCATGAGCTTCTTCTTGCCGGTGGTTTTCTTTTTTTGCAGCTTGGGAAGGAGGGATATCCGCGGTTGATGAACAGCCGGCAATGCAAAAGAGCAGGAAAGAGGCTATGTAGAAAAAGGGTACTCTTGAGGACATCAATCCTCCTCTTCCATTTCAAGAATCTTTCCCGTTATCGGATCGATCAGGAGTTTCTTTTCTCGGCCGTCGGGTGTAAGGATTTCGATTTTATAAACCAGGTAATCATCCTCTTCATCCAATTTGGCTTTTATGACCTGGCCGGGTGCTTTTGTTTTCGCCGTTTTTATGGCCTGAATCATCGAGATCCGTACCTTTTTAATGACAGATTTTTCGGATTTGAAAAATGGAATTTTGATACTGCCATGCAGTTCATCGCAAAATGCACCATTCGCACCGAGAGTAGCAAGAATTACCACCATGGAAAGTTTTGTTTTCACTGTCGCTCCTCTTGTTTGGGATTTACAGTGATTCTAAGAGATCAAAATGATGGAGAAATGAAAAGAGTATGAAAGATTTTTAATTATTTGTACAGGATTTATTGAGAAAAACGAATAACGAATTCACTTCCCTCTTCGCCACTTGTTACGTAGATGTTCCCATTATGCAGCTGTGCTATCCAACGGGCAATTGAAAGCCCCAGTCCAGAGCCGGATGTTGTAGTTTCCCATTTCTTTTCAATCCGATAGAAAGGTTCAAAAATTTTCTCCTTCAAGTTTTCGGGTATTCCCGGGCCCTGGTCTACGATCTTGAGCTCGACACCCTTTCTTGTTTTTTGAAGTACAACCTTGATCACACTGCCGTCAGGAGAAAATTTGACAGCGTTATCCAGGAGGTTGACAATGGCTCGGCGCAACAGCGTGGGCTCTGCATCGACGGTCACCTTGTCGCATCGTAATTCGAATTCGATGTTTTTGGCTACCGCCGAAGGTCGCATCTGATCGATGGCTTCACCCACCAATTTGTCTAGCGAAACCAACCTGAACCGCTTTTTCAATGCCCTGGTGTCTGACTTGCTCAGCAGCAGCATCGTCTCGATTATCGACTGAAGCTTGTCGGTCTCTTCCAGCACGCTGTGCAACACTTCGGCGTACTCCTTTGAGCTGCGTTCACGTATCAGTGCCACGTCGATTTCACCGCGAATGATCGTAAGGGGCGTTTTGAGCTCATGGGAGACGCTGGCATTGAAACGCCGTGCCTGGTTGAATGCATTTTCGAGTCGATCCAGCATCGTGTTGAACGTGTAGGCCAGTTCGAAAAACTCATCTTTTTCTTTTGGAAGTTCTATCCGCTTGGAGAGATTGCTCTGGGAAATGGTTGCTGCCGTTTCTGTTATGTTGCGCATTGGGGAGAGAACACGTTCGATGGCTCTGTATCCCAAGTAGAGTGCGACCAGAAAGATGACAAATCCAAAAAATACCAGTAATGCAGTAAAAGTTTCGAGTGTATCATCGATTTTATTGATTGGTACAGCCACTTTGATCAGATAATCGATTCCATTTTTTTGCGCACGGTAGACAAGCAGACCCGATTCGTCTTCTTTGCTTACGAAGGGGATCTCTTCAATATAAAATCCAGGATCCGAATGCCCAAATCGGTGGTCCTGCATATTTTTCGTGAATAGTATTCGTTCGGGCTTGCCTGCTGTAAAGCGATAAACTTCTATAGAAACGGGGGAGAGAGGAAACTCCTCTTTCGGATCGATCACAGAACTTTTTTGTTGCGGATGGGCGAGTTCGTCATTTTTCAGATCCAGGGCAATACTTTCCAGCGAACTGTGCAAAGAGTTTTCAAAACTCAGGTTAAGTCCCGTATAAAAGAGTATGCCCAGAAACAGGAGCACCACTCCCAGCAAAACCGCATACCCTTTCAGAAGCCTTCCCGAAGCACTTTGGGCACGCATCTTCTTATCTGTCCTTGATTTTATAGCCCGATCCTCGAACCGTCTCGATCAATTTTTCCTCGAAAGGTTTGTCGATTTTGTTGCGCAGATGATAGATAGTGACATTGACCACATTACTTTCGATACGCTCCTGTGTGCCCCAGATGTTATCGAGTATCGTGGTATGAGTGACCACGTGCCCCTTGCGGCGCAACAGCAGCTCCAGCAATTCGAACTCTTTGATCCCCAGCTCGATCACCTGGTCCCCCCGTCGGACTTCACGTTTCAAGGGGTCCAGTACCAGATCGCCCGTCTGAAGTAGATTGGATCCCCCATAACCGTTGCGCCGATGCAATGCCCGCAGACGGGCAACCAGTTCGCTGAACGCAAAAGGTTTCCCAAGGTAATCATCGGCACCACTTTGCAGGCCTTCCACACGATCTTCCACCTCCGAACGTGCCGTCAGCATCAACACAGGAGATATATTGCCATCCCTGCGCATTCGCTCAACAACCTCGGGACCGCTGATACCAGGCAGCATCCAGTCGACCACCACGACATCGTAGTGATTGACCTGAGCCATATAAAGTCCCTCTTCGCCGTCTGCAGCCCGTTCGACTCGCATTCTCTCTTCCTTGAGGCCGCGTTCTATGAATGAGGCGATCTTTTCGTCATCTTCGATCAGTAAGATTTTCATAAGAACTATTGTAGCGTACCACCATGACAATATGATAAAGTGGAGATGAAAATTTTTTCATCTCTTTTTCATAGATATCTCATTTATGTCCGAGATAATCGCATTATGATTACTGGAAAAGATGCCAGTGTTGCAGGCTTTGCCGTCCACTGCAGGAATATCACGAAAACATATGGTAAGGGTAGTGCAAAAGTCCATGCATTGAGAGGGGTCGACCTGGACATCAGAAAAGGTGAAATGATGATAATCGCAGGGCCTTCCGGATGCGGAAAGACGACATTCGTCTCCATCATTTCCACATTATTGGAGCCAGACAGCGGCACCTGCAGAGTGTTTGGACGGGACGTATTTCACTTTTCCAAAGAACAGAAAATCCTTTACCGGCGGCAAACGATCGGTTTTGTTTTCCAGGCTTTCAATCTGCTTCCCGCATTGACCGCACAGGAAAATGCGGCCCTTCCACTGCTCATCAAAGGTGTGGAACGGAAAAAAGCGATGAGATTGGCGGCCGAAACGTTGAGAGATGTAGGCTTGAGTGTCCGCCACAATGCTCTGCCATCGCAGATGAGTGGTGGAGAAAAACAACGCGTTGCCGTCGCCAGAGCGCTGATCCATAATCCTCGACTTGTCGTATGTGACGAACCGACAAGCAACCTCGACCATGTAACCGGACAGAAAATCATGGAACTCCTGCAGGGTTTGGCCCGGACGCACGGCACTACACTGCTTGTCGTGACGCACGATAACCGAATATACAACTATGCGGACCGGATCGCCCACATGGATGATGGAAGAATCATGGATATTGAAATAATCAAAAGCAGAGATTTTTCATGAAGCGTCTTTATCTGATTGTCGCAATCGCTATGTTGGGACTGGTATTCACCGGATTGCTTGTCTATAAAGATTCCGCCCCTTTGCGCGGTCGAAGCAAGCCTATCCCGACCTGGCATCCACCCTTTGCTTCGTTTGTGGCTGGGACCGGTATCGTTGAAGCATCTTCTACCAATATTTCTGTCGGTTCGCCAGTATCGGGTATCGTGGAAAAGCTCTATGTCAAACCAGGCAGTTTGGTGAGGCGTGGAGAACCACTTTTTAAACTTGATGATAGAAAATTAAGAGCAAAACTTCCTCTTCTGGAATCCGAGGTAACCGCGGCCAAAAGTGAAATGAAAAAATATCGTGATATTTTTGAAATCGATGAAAAACTCTATCGAG
Coding sequences:
- a CDS encoding PepSY domain-containing protein; the encoded protein is MKTKLSMVVILATLGANGAFCDELHGSIKIPFFKSEKSVIKKVRISMIQAIKTAKTKAPGQVIKAKLDEEDDYLVYKIEILTPDGREKKLLIDPITGKILEMEEED
- a CDS encoding sensor histidine kinase, which codes for MRAQSASGRLLKGYAVLLGVVLLFLGILFYTGLNLSFENSLHSSLESIALDLKNDELAHPQQKSSVIDPKEEFPLSPVSIEVYRFTAGKPERILFTKNMQDHRFGHSDPGFYIEEIPFVSKEDESGLLVYRAQKNGIDYLIKVAVPINKIDDTLETFTALLVFFGFVIFLVALYLGYRAIERVLSPMRNITETAATISQSNLSKRIELPKEKDEFFELAYTFNTMLDRLENAFNQARRFNASVSHELKTPLTIIRGEIDVALIRERSSKEYAEVLHSVLEETDKLQSIIETMLLLSKSDTRALKKRFRLVSLDKLVGEAIDQMRPSAVAKNIEFELRCDKVTVDAEPTLLRRAIVNLLDNAVKFSPDGSVIKVVLQKTRKGVELKIVDQGPGIPENLKEKIFEPFYRIEKKWETTTSGSGLGLSIARWIAQLHNGNIYVTSGEEGSEFVIRFSQ
- a CDS encoding response regulator transcription factor: MKILLIEDDEKIASFIERGLKEERMRVERAADGEEGLYMAQVNHYDVVVVDWMLPGISGPEVVERMRRDGNISPVLMLTARSEVEDRVEGLQSGADDYLGKPFAFSELVARLRALHRRNGYGGSNLLQTGDLVLDPLKREVRRGDQVIELGIKEFELLELLLRRKGHVVTHTTILDNIWGTQERIESNVVNVTIYHLRNKIDKPFEEKLIETVRGSGYKIKDR
- a CDS encoding ABC transporter ATP-binding protein, translating into MITGKDASVAGFAVHCRNITKTYGKGSAKVHALRGVDLDIRKGEMMIIAGPSGCGKTTFVSIISTLLEPDSGTCRVFGRDVFHFSKEQKILYRRQTIGFVFQAFNLLPALTAQENAALPLLIKGVERKKAMRLAAETLRDVGLSVRHNALPSQMSGGEKQRVAVARALIHNPRLVVCDEPTSNLDHVTGQKIMELLQGLARTHGTTLLVVTHDNRIYNYADRIAHMDDGRIMDIEIIKSRDFS